The genome window GACTGATCGTAACTCTCTTGGTGGTGTTTCCCCTTGTGTTCCTGGTCTTTGATCGGCGAAACAGCAGCCTGACCTGTCCGCGGTGCCAGCGGATCCTCGACTCTCCGGGCGATAAGGGGGTGGGCCGAGGCGAATATCCCGTCTATGTGTGCCCTGCCTGCAACGTGGCCTGGAAGACGGGAGAGTCCGCGATTCGATACACAGGACGCGGCTGGGGGCCAAGAGAATCCCCGAACGATCCATGAGAGTGCCCCCAAGGGGTGAGGGCGATGGCCGAAGGGCGATTCTTCGTTCCGGCCGCCAGCCTGCTGGGGGGCACGGCTGAATGGCACTGCACGTCAAAGCAAGAGCACTGGCACCCGGCGGAGCTCGCCGGGTGCACTGGCCAGAGTCTTGTGCGACCATGAAGCCGGGGCGAAGTGACGGCTGCCCCGACATGCCCATGCGAAGCCATGAGCATGCCACCCCGCCGCCAGGACAGTGAGGAGCCCATCATGGGGCGCGAAGATGCTGCTGTTCGACTCGTACTTCTGGTAGACGACTACGACAGGGCAATTGACTTCTATTGCAAACAGACCGGCCTGTTTTCCATCGATGTCGACTTTGAGCTTGGTCCGAAGGAACGAAATGTGGTCCTGAGTTACAATAATCCCCGGTCGCCGTTTTACTTAGTACCGCGTCGAGCTATCACCGCGAAAACGCGAGCCTCGATCGGGCAGCAGGCCGGCGATTTTCTTTTTTTTGTCTTACCAGTGGACGACTGCCTACGGAGTTACGACCTACTCCAGAACGCTGGGGTGCAGTTTGCTGATGAACTGGCAGAGCTTCCGTATGGTTGTCAAGCCACTCTGCTTGACCCATTTGGCAACCGGGTGTGTCTATTCCAGTATTATTGAACAATCTGGCTGGGTGTGAACTGAACGATGACGTCATTCTGCATTGCCGAACGCCATGGCCGCAACATTGAGTTATGCAGGGTGCGTTGAGTCTTCGAAACGCCCCGTGAGGACGACACGAATGCCGGTGCGTTTCGCAAAGCCTCCCCGGATGCCACTGCTCGTGCTTTGACGAGCAGTGGCGAGTTCGAGCCGGAAGTCCAATCACTGCTGGTCCAAAGCTGCCAGCAGTGCCACCCGGCGCCAGCGCTGCCGACGGACCCTCTGCTCACGGTTCGTGACCGCAGACCGCGCCAAGGTGAGGGGGCATGCCACATCAGTCCGCGCTCGGACACAGGCCGCTTTCCATGGTTCTCGACGGTCAGCCTCCGGCGGGCAAAGGGGCGTCGCCCCCTGGCATCCCCACCAGGGCCCCCGCCCTGGAACCGGTGGACAAGACATACTTCGTATGAGCTACGTAGACTGCCGGAATATGGACGAGACACCCCTCTGCCCACTCTTGAACCGCTCGCCCGGTCGTCGATTTCCTCCCGAGGTCCGTTGGCCCGTTCCGCCCGCCTAGCTCGTCTTGCCCGTCCGGCCCGCTTCGTGACTGTTCCGCGCAGATTGACGTTTTATGTCTGATGATCCCTTTCTCCGCCTGGCCGCTGTCGGCCGCTGTCAGCTTCAGTCCCGCCTTGGTGAAGGGGGGATGGGAACGGTCTATCGCGGGCGGCACCGCGACCTCGACCTCGATGTGGCGGTCAAGTTCCTGCATCCGCATCTGGCCCGGCAAGGGAACACGTCGGAACGCTTTCTTCGCGAGGCCCGCCTTGCCGCCCGGCTGGCCCATCCGGGGATCGTCCGAGTCTATGACTGCGGCGAGACCGAGGGGCATTTCTACATGGTGATGGAGCTGGTCGACGGCCAGCCTCTGTCGGACGCCATCGCCGAAGCAGGCCCGTTCCCGGTCTCGCGGGCGCTTCAGATCGTGGAATCGGTTGCGGGAGCGCTGCGCGAGGCGCTCGACCAGGCGGGACTGATCCATCGCGACATCAAGCCGGCCAACATCCTGGTGACGACCTCCGGCCAGCCGAAGCTCGTCGACCTGGGTCTGGCCAAAGTCATCTCCGCCGCCGAGATGCCGACCGCCCAGACCGCTGCCGGCACCGTGATGGGGACGCCGCAGTACATGCCCCCCGAGCAGTTCCGGGACGCCAGCACCGTCGATCACCGGGCGGACATCTATTCGCTCGGCGCGACCCTGTACCACATGCTCACGGGGCGTCCTCCGTTCGACGGAGACTCCTTCTTCTCGCTCCTGAAGCAGGTCGAGGAGACCGAGCCCGAGCCGTTCCCATCGCATATCCCGCTGGCGGTGGAGGAGCTTGTCGCCCGGATGCTCTCGAAGCGGGCCGATCAGCGGTTCCAGACCTACGAGGATCTGATCGAGGCGATCCGGAGTCTCGACCGGCCGGCCGACACGGCGACGAAGCTCCCCTCCGCGACGATCGTGGCTCCGGCCGACCCGTCGTCGCTGATCCCCGCGATCAAGACCGCCGGACGGGTCCTTCGCCCCGCGACGCCGGCCGAGAACCGCGTGCTGCTGGTGGTCGATATCCAGAACGACTTCTGTCCCGGCGGGGCGCTCGCGGTGCCGCGGGGGGATGAGATCATTCCGCGGATCAACAAGCTGGCCCGCAAGTTCGCCCATGTGATTCTGACGCAGGACTGGCACAACGAGGACCATCTCTCGTTCGCGTCCTCGCATCCGGG of Planctomyces sp. SH-PL14 contains these proteins:
- a CDS encoding VOC family protein; translated protein: MGREDAAVRLVLLVDDYDRAIDFYCKQTGLFSIDVDFELGPKERNVVLSYNNPRSPFYLVPRRAITAKTRASIGQQAGDFLFFVLPVDDCLRSYDLLQNAGVQFADELAELPYGCQATLLDPFGNRVCLFQYY